The Oryzias latipes chromosome 8, ASM223467v1 genomic interval tggtgtggatgaacttgactggcctgcacagagtcctgaccatagaacacctttgggatgaattagggCAGAGACTGAGaaccaggccttctccaccaacatcagagtgtgacctcaccattgtgttttggtgaaaatggtcaaaaattcctataaacacaactcaaccttgtggacagccttcccagaagggttgaagctgtaatagctgcaaaaggtggaccgacataatgggttaggaatgggatggaACTTCAGTTCAAATGTGAATTAAGGCAAGTGAGAGAATACTTTTAGTAATATAGTGTATGTTTTAACATATATTTGTTATTTAGCCCTGGCGTCTCATTCTGTATTATATTTTTGTCTCtgcaaatgaattttttaaaatcaagttttCCTTTAAAGAAGCCTAATTTGTCAAAGTTTTTGTGATATGGATGCTGTATCCTGTTCTGCAATGGGGTTCTACACcttgtgaaataaaaagtaaaatgattttGCTCTCATTTTGTCTAACATTGACCGATGGAGACCCCCTTATTATGCACAACGACAATGTTTATGTGTACTACATATACCACATGCACCACACTTTCATATATTTGCCTTTATGTTTTCAAATCACATAGGATTTTGTCATAGCCAGTTTAAactattaatttcttttttgaaaatgtattttaaatgcaTAATGTAAAAGAATGTATAAATcagataaggaaaaaaaagaaaattttcaagtgtgtttatcaatttttttcatgatgcgGCCAAAGTTCTTGCAAgttcatgacaaaaataaaaaataaaatgacacacaCTCAGTCACCTCTAGAAAAAAATGGTTCAATACATATTGTCAAAACTTGCTATTCaattcaaattttcaaaaaagaagtGAATGACAGATAGTtgtgtaacgattaatcgatttatattcctCTGAATCCAAAAAATGTAGCTACTTATACTATTATACTGATTCTCACTAAGAAAAACGTGAATTGATCATAATGGACATTTTGTAATTTACCTTTCTGTAGTTAATTAGGGGAAAACTCTTTATTGAAATAGATGAATTTCAGGGGGGAAGGGGGTGTTAAAAATTTTCCCACATGGTtgtatttcaaaaaagaaacaaaacatatacaaaaaaggaaacttaTTTTGTTGCCTGTAAGATGGAATTTGTTAAGGTCACTAAGCTTTAATAATTTCTGCTGTGTACATGTTTTCCAAATAGCAAACATTTTGAGTGACTAATACCCTTTGTTGAGCAATATCAAGTGGTTTAATTGAACTTGGATATTTATATTATTGTACAGTTGTACAGGGGAAGGAGGCAgagctgaagatgttgaggttctgtTGGGGAATGATGAGGATGTTTAGAATCAGGACTGAATACATCATTGGAACAGCTGTTGTTTACTTCACACAGACTAAAAGGATGGAATATGATTGTGATGCAGAAATGATGCTTAGTTGTGATCAAGGAAGACACACAGTAGTTGGTAAGAGCAAAAATAATAGGCTTTCTTTATAGACATATTCAAAGTCACAGGACCTATAGTCACTCATATATTTAAGGCAACTGTAACCTCCCCAATATCCGAAGTTGAAACAAAGACCAAGCAGAAGACTGCAGAAAATCGGGTTTGATGGAGGCGGATGGTTCATTCTGGCGACCCCTACAGATAGCAGCCATACATACATCAAGGGAAAAGACTGTAAGACAGTAGAGAAAACATAACATTATGTGATATGAAAAATATATGTACTTATTCACATTTCACACAACAGTAATTCTATTATTTCCTTTCATTCGCATTCGtacctaaaatgtaaataaagtaaaaaaaataaaattaaatttaaaaaaagagtgacTTTGACGACTCTTGATTACGTCATCACGCAAGACGACAGACTTCCTGGTTTCCGCCCTCAGTCTAAATTCACTATCGATTAATCAAAAGAGGAATGGTTTTACTATTGCGACGGATCAGCACCTTCCCGATTCGTTTGGCGGTTACCCTCTTCGGACTCCCGTGTACATCCTGCACCAACGGAGTAAAGTATGACCAGAAAAGATTATAAATGTTAAGTTGTTTATAGGGACAATTCTGTTATAgctttaatcatttatttatgaaagaGAACTTCCGTGTAAAGTAACTGCGATATAACCAGGATGTTAATTCCGCTATTGATATGTTATGAATGCATGAATATCTTCCATTCCTGGGCCAGGAATGGGTGCTGCAGTGCTAGAAATAatgaaagtgtgtttttatattGGATCTTCGTGTCACTCCTTCCTCAGCCCTTCAATCTCCAGCCCTTCTTCCTGTCTGATCAGAACTGATAACAACTTCCGACACATCAGTACCAGCTGCAGCCTGTACAAGACCATGCCATCCTCAGCTGCACCCCATGTAAGGGCCCGATCCACGCAGTATCCCGGATCCACAGTTGCACGCTTCCCAGTACCTGACGATAAGGTGGACTGGAGCGTGGATTGGGGGCAGTACAACCCAGTCAGCTACACTGCCCCTACAGTTTTAAAGAAGCCCGAGTGGGCAGATCCTGACATTGGGTGAGCAGCCGTCCACATTTGGAAATAAACGAATGAAAGGCATACTGGTGATTTTCTATTCCACTTGTTTGTCCTGACATCCTCTGGATGTTTGCTTGCTTTGCAGCTCCTTTTCTCCAGAATTCAATGCAGTGGATGGTGCTGTGGACAGAACAAGCTTTGAGGGCATCTACAGAGTGGAAAATAAAGTcccattgtaagtttgaaagcaGATATAGAGATCAGCTGGACTTTCTCTAATGGAGGCTATTGatccatttgttttattttttaataaacacttTTGGGGATTacttaaagtaatttttttatgcagaaatCCCAGAGGCCGCACAGGATTGTCTGGCAGGGGTTTGCTGGGGCGCTGGGGGCCTAATCACGCTGCCGATCCAATTGTCACTAGGTAACCATTTGTTTCCCATTCCTAACCCCCCTTTTTTGGCCTCTTGTACTTAAACTGTACACTTCCCTTTTTCATCTACTGACTAATTGTTGTTCATGCTTCGCCTGTTGGGTGTATGACGCATTTCTTTGTCTGACAGATGGAAACTAGATGGAAGCAGGGCAAAGGTATATCATTCAGTCTCCAAGCAACCTATTCTTCAGTTTGTGTCCATCATGAGGAGAGACTGTGGAGAATGGGCAATTCCTGGGGTTAGTTACTTCTACATTTGAATATATAGAAGTATTCTCTTGCTTTACATAGTGCTGCAATTGATCTTTCAAAATACTATGTGtttaaacaagtttttatttccttttaagcCTCAGTTGGTGGTGTATGGGAGAGTGTAGTCATGTGATTCAGTCATTTTTGCACATGTTGCTTTTTTAGGGGATGGTAGATCCAGGAGAGCAGGTTTCTCTGACTTTGCAGCGAGAGTTCTCAGAGGAAGCCTTGAACTCACTCGCAATACCTACGTCTGAAAGGGAGAAAATCCACGAGCGCATCACCGAGCTATTCAGCTGTAATGGGTTTCAGGTCagtcacattttatttatttattgatttaaatcaggaaaaaagtgttttaaaactccagtcctagtttttttatttatttatttgcatattTACTAAACTTGAATGATattgaattaaatgttttactttttgggAGGCGTGTATGGTATTATAACTGATGTAAAAGTAAACAGCACTTCAGGAAAAGGGCATCGTCATAATTAACAGTCGAATATGTAAGTGTGATGGTTTGGGACAGTTTGCTACTCTGAAGTCAACTGAAGTTACTTTATAGTTATTGGTACCATTAATTTTGCATCCAAAAtccaacacgcacacacaaacctacacacatacattacacaaggaaggtgggacgtCTGATCTTCTGGCCCCTACCCTATCCATGGGGAGGGGGAACCAGACCCTCAGCAGGGGTGggcgtgtcccttgggtgctggcttcctgggccagGCAGCCCTCCCAAGGAGGGAGAGGGaaccctgagttctctggcaaggcCATGAGCCGGGGATcccatcacatctgagcctggaggtgtccgtgtccctgtggtgtgggttctggtccctgcCCTCGACCACTGAGCCTCTCTAAAATTACAAcggtgggtgagcctggtcggccCATGTTTACAACGCTCTTCAAGGACCTCCACTTCTCTTGGGCGTCCTCCTCTTGGGTGGGGGGCGGGTCCTttcttgctctctcctggacctcccGCGGATTGGTTAGGTGTTTGCCTGGAGCGTCAGGCccgttgggggtggggggtgctcAGAACTCCCGTGTTATTGTGggctgcttgtctggggctgtggcAGCTCTATGGGGATGGGGCCCCGTGCTGGGCCCCCTGACGCAGTGGGAGGGCTATTCCTCTAGCTGGGCTACACCTTGCActctctgtgctcctgtacctggctGCTCTCTGGTactgggggcccctgtggcggtcccgctgcccctggcctgggtggctgACGTGATTGTCCGGCAGGCAGATTTTCTCTGCCTTCTATCCCGCGCGGATGTCGGGGTACCCTGGCATCCGCTGCGGCctcggcgggggtcttggtgtgggggcaACCAGGCACTGTCCCTCTTTTAACATTTCATCATCCACcacagaagaacataaacactatACACAAAGATTGTGCgtgacagaatgaaatgctttacatgtgtGCTTGTATGCCTAAGTATGTGCGTGTGAGctgtagttgtattgtgtacatgttgaagatttttggagccaaatgGTATGTTTGTTAAATTTTAGTGTgtatgtggacaggccccgccccttttgactaacgtctgacagtaatgatgataaacCTCCAGCATCCTGCTGCTTTGTGATTCTACCCCCCTACTTCTGTTATCATCCTCCAATTTCCTTAACCCCCCTTTCTCTCTCTTCTTTGTTACCCTTATCCCCCATCCCACTATcttcttctctcctttttttcttccagtcgaacaaaaaaaaaggtatagaAACATAATGAATATAAACAAAGTTTAGCCTCAAGTACttaaggggtttatacaaacatACACTTTGTGTGTCACAAGAATCATAACCCCCTATAGTAactgtaaaatctgtccaacaaaaGATACTTTCAGCTCATAATTGTTTGCTCAACTGTTGGACAAGACAAGATATAGGAAAAAATAATCCCTAAAGAGGATGTCCTCACAATGAGCCAAAATGCAACACAGGAAGTCCTCTAGTTAGTTACGCAATTTAGTTTTATATAGGCTGTTTCTGACTCATATTTGGGATTGTTTAATTATCTCAACATGATGTGTAACAAACATACAAGTAAGAAGCCAGTTAACACTTTTTTTGCACAACTATTAAAAATATCGCCCCTTAAAGGCCCAATCTGGTCAAAATAGtgtttcttggtgtttttaatgtttccttgtggcatttttctgatgatggaggacatacataaagaaaattaagctcagaaTCGCAtgtctgaatatttcttcattcaaatcgatgtgaatcaggagcagacaaaaatgtgctgtttgaaaaaaagctttttgggtAGTACTGGACAGGCTTCTTGCtcttccattctgatgcatccacctgtacacaaaaagatccatgtatgtcttcgttttccttgtctgagctggcatctggctcaactccgatattgctcaccattttcgttgcactggtaatgttgggttgggggtgtgagggactgttaAGTaatgggagagcatgtaaacagagagctctcagcaatagagaggggaagtggggtagggttgctctgcaccaatagTCCCACCAATAACTCAGAgaaaaatttctaatgaactcctgctgctctccagaaactatgtcctagaaaatgtcagttttttaaatttattttggctaaaaatggcacaatcataattaaaaaaacaatggggAAAGTTGTAAATTTCCTCAAAAGAAGATTAGAGTTGACATTTAAGATTTCTGAGTGAAATGCATGGGTAATAGAAGAAAGTATAATTTGTCCAAAAATACTTctgtgtggttttgtttacttaacgatcaaaacaaaaacattatgaTAATGTCAGTATTAGCTGGAATGGGTTTCCGCTTTTTGTTCCATCTTGAATTgattagtttttctttctgtttcaggtcTATAAAGGCTATGTTGATGATCCTAGAAACACGGACAATGCTTGGATGGAGACAGTCGCTGTAAACTTTCACGATGAACTGGGTATTTTGAACATATTTGCATTTTCTCTACAGCTTTCATACTTTCAGATTTGAATACTTATTTCCCCCATATGTCTCTGCACAATTGTTTTCTGACTCCTGAAGTCTCTATGCTGCTGTTGCAGGCGACAGTGTGAGTGAGCTGCCACTGCAAGCTGGTGATGATGCAGGACAGGTGAAGTGGGTTGACCTTGACTCGTCTCTAAACCTTTATGCCAACCATTCCCATTTCTTGGAGATAGTTGCCAAGGAGAGAAAAGCCCACTGGTAACTCAAGATAATGGACTGTTGGGACGTCAAAATGAAA includes:
- the nudt9 gene encoding ADP-ribose pyrophosphatase, mitochondrial; the encoded protein is MVLLLRRISTFPIRLAVTLFGLPCTSCTNGVNPSISSPSSCLIRTDNNFRHISTSCSLYKTMPSSAAPHVRARSTQYPGSTVARFPVPDDKVDWSVDWGQYNPVSYTAPTVLKKPEWADPDIGSFSPEFNAVDGAVDRTSFEGIYRVENKVPLNPRGRTGLSGRGLLGRWGPNHAADPIVTRWKLDGSRAKVYHSVSKQPILQFVSIMRRDCGEWAIPGGMVDPGEQVSLTLQREFSEEALNSLAIPTSEREKIHERITELFSCNGFQVYKGYVDDPRNTDNAWMETVAVNFHDELGDSVSELPLQAGDDAGQVKWVDLDSSLNLYANHSHFLEIVAKERKAHW